The genomic stretch CCGTTGCGCGTTATTTTTGACCCGCACCATCCTTGGCATCGATTACAAGATCACCGGCGCCGAGAATGTGCCGAATGAGCCGTGTGTGATCCTGTCCAACCATCAGAGCACCTGGGAGACCTTCTTCCTTTCCCAGTACTTCTCGCCGCTCAGCCAAGTGCTCAAGCGCGAGCTGCTGTACGTGCCGTTCTTCGGCTGGGCCATGGCGATGCTGCGGCCCATCGCGATCAACCGCGACAACCCTAAAGAAGCCCTGCGTCAGGTCGCCAGCCAAGGTGATGAACTGCTCAAGCAGGGTGTGTGGGTGCTGATCTTCCCAGAGGGCACCCGCGTGCCGTTTGGCACCGTCGGCAAGTTCTCCCGTGGCGGTACCGCGCTGGCGGTCAATGCCGGCCTGCCGGTGCTGCCCATTGCGCACAACGCGGGCAAGTTCTGGCCCAAGGCTGGCTGGGGCAAGCGTGCCGGCACCATCGAGGTGGTGATCGGTGAGCCGATGTACGCCAACGGCACCGGCCCTCGTGCAATTGCCGAGCTCAATGACCGCGCCGCCGCCTGGAACGAGGCCACGCAAAGGGCCCTGGGTTCGCTGCCACCCGCGGCTGAAAAGCCACAGGAGCAGACTGCTTGAGTTTCTGTGGATAACTTGTGAGCAGTTTTTCTGCGATCTGTTCTATGTATGCAGTAAGTGATTGAATTAGCTGTTTATTTCTTCACATGACAGATTTGCGAAAAACGTGCATAAGTTTTTTCGCGGCATAAAAAAACCGGCTTTTAAAGCCGGTTTTTTTATGGGTGAACCTGAGCCGCGTCAGACCTTGTCGATGTCCACGTCCTTGGTTTCTTTCAGGCAGAAAATCCCCACCACCAGGCTGATGCCGGTCACCAGCACCGGGTACCACAGCCCGTAGAAGATATCCCCGGTATACACCACCAGCGCGAACGACACCGTCGGCAGGAAGCCACCGAACCAGCCGTTGCCGATGTGGTAGGGCAGGGACATCGAGGTATAGCGGATACGGGTCGGGAACAGCTCGACCATCACCGCCGCCAGTGGGCCATAGGTCATGGTCGCGATCAGGATCATCGCCACGATCAGCACCACCACCATCACCTGGTTGACCTGCCCCGGATCAGCCTTGGCTGGGTACCCCGCCTGCTCGATCGCCGAGCGCATGGCGGTCTCGTCGAAGCCATTGATGGTCTTGTCGCCAATGTTGACCACCACCTCGCTGCCAGCCACGCTCACCGAGCTGTACGGCAGGCCTTGCTTGACCAGGAACGTCTTGACCTTGTCGCATGGGCTGTCGAAGCGCGCCTTGCCAACCGGGTCGAACTGGAAGGTGCAGCCCTGCGGGTCGGCGGTCACGACGATCGGTGCCTGGCGGCTGGCGGCGTCGATCTGCGGGTTGGCGTAATGGCTGAGCGCCTTGAACAGCGGGAAGTACAGCACCGTGGCCAGCAGCA from Pseudomonas kermanshahensis encodes the following:
- a CDS encoding lysophospholipid acyltransferase family protein → MSILQAIRIFLFYLLLGTSSLLWCSLSFFVAPFLSFPKRYTFINVYWCRCALFLTRTILGIDYKITGAENVPNEPCVILSNHQSTWETFFLSQYFSPLSQVLKRELLYVPFFGWAMAMLRPIAINRDNPKEALRQVASQGDELLKQGVWVLIFPEGTRVPFGTVGKFSRGGTALAVNAGLPVLPIAHNAGKFWPKAGWGKRAGTIEVVIGEPMYANGTGPRAIAELNDRAAAWNEATQRALGSLPPAAEKPQEQTA